CAAGTCGGCCGGCGCCTTATCTCCGGGAGAACAAACAATCGACAGGGTGAAATCAGACATGTGCTATCGACATCTCACCCGACCATCAGGTGGCTGactcccctatacacattagaccatCAGAAGAACCTTTGAATATTGGCTGACACAAGTCTAATGTGCATGGCAAGCTTATTGCACAGGTAAGATGTTTCTGATGGAAAACGCGTTGTGTATTACAAGTatcagcaaagtggatgtgattttacAAAATCTCATCCAATACAGAAGGGGGGAAAAATTACTTGGAGATCAGCATTACAGATTTCATATCCCTGTCGTTTTATCCTGCGTATTTTATCCTCTTTCCCTACAGATGTGTCAAGCGGAAATActtgaaaaaaaagtgtttttattttGATGATCTATCCTCAGATTAGAGCGCCACCGATCAGCAGAAACGAAAGGGTCCCACACTACCCAAGAGACCAGCCAAAATTGCCAGTACCTCACGCGGCTGTGATCTCAGCCCCACTAAGAGTGTGTGCGCCATAAATATGGACAATGCGGTATATGAGACGGACAGCCTTACAGTGGTCAGCTCTGGTCCTGGACCCTATTTTATGgggggtatgtatgtatgtatgtataaacaCCGATAAGTCACCCTAAGGGTAACTGCAATGAAGAGATCCAGGAAGATATACCGTAAATTAAGGCTTTATTAAGGAACTttaataaaatgcataaaaaatgcccaAGCACCTAAACATAAGGTGGAGGCTATGTGCAGTATATCACTGTAAAACATCACTTGCATGGTAGTATTCATATAACAACATATTGGCTAAGTACATATATTGCTGCCTAAGCATGCCCAGAGTATAGCCACAGTAGTAATATACCTAAACGGTTTATAGGGTCATATCTACCTGCAGACagcacagcgttccacctcaccccaCGCACGTTtcgcactcccccggaagaagcctggtgcaaaacgtgcgttggggtgaggtggaacgctgtgctGTCTGCAGGTAGATATGACCCTATAAACCGCTTAGGCAGCAATATATGTACTTAGCCAATATGTTGTTATATGAATACTAccatatgactgggcagttaacttacagggttacagtctgtttagaaaggatcgtaaaaaccggagaggaggaggggtttatctctatgtaaagtcttgtctaaagtccactttaagggaggatattagcgaaggaaatgaggatgtcgagtccatatgggtcgaaattcatggagggaaaaatggtaacaaaattctcattggggtctgttacaaacccccaaatataacagaaaccatggaaagtctacttctaaagcagatagatgaaactgcaacccataatgaggtcctggttatgggggactttaactacccggatattaactgggaaagtgaaacctgtgaaacccataaaggcaacaggtttctgctaataaccaagaaaaattatctttcacaattggtgcagaatccaaccagaggagcagcacttttagacctaatactatctaatagacctgacagaataacaaatctgcaggtggtcgggcatctaggaaatagcgaccacaatattgtacagtttcacctgtctttcactagggggacttgtcagggagtcacaaaaacattgaactttaggaaggcaaagtttgaccagcttagagatgcccttaatctggtagactgggacaatatcctcagaaataagaatacagataataaatgggaaatgtttaagaacatcctaaataggcagtgtaagcggtttataccttgtgggaataaaaggactagaaataggaaaaacccaatgtggctaaacaaagaagtaagacaggcaattaacagtaaaaagaaagcatttgcactactaaagcaggatggcaccattgaagccctaaaaaactatagggagaaaaatactttatctaaaaaactaattaaagctgccaaaaaggaaacagagaagcacattgctaaggagagtaaaactaatcccaaactgttcttcaactatatcaatagtaaaagaataaaaactgaaaatgtaggccccttaaaaaatagtgaggaaagaatggttgtagatgacgaggaaaaagctaacatattaaacaccttcttctccacggtattcacggtggaaaatgaaatgctaggtgaaatcccaagaaacaatgaaaaccctatattaagggtcaccaatctaacccaagaagaggtgcgaaaccggctaaataagattaaaatagataaatctccgggtccggatggcatacacccacgagtactaagggaactaagtaatgtaatagataaaccattatttcttatttttagggactctatagcgacaggatctgttccgcaggactggcgcatagcaaatgtggtgccaatattcaaaaagggctctaaaagtgaacctggaaattataggccagtaagtctaacctctattgttggtaaaatatttgaagggtttctgagggatgttattctggattatctcaatgagaataactgtttaactccatatcagcatgggtttatgagaaatcgctcctgtcaaaccaatctaatcagtttttatgaagaggtaagctatagactggaccacggtgagtcattggacgtggtatatctcgatttttccaaagcgtttgataccgtgccgcacaagaggttggtacacaaaatgagaatgcttggtctgggggaaaatgtgtgtaaatgggttagtaactggcttagtgatagaaagcagagggtggttataaatggtatagtctctaactgggtcgaagtgaccagtggggtaccgcaggggtcagtattgggacctgttctcttcaacatattcattaatgatctggtagaaggtttacacagtaaaatatcgatatttgcaatgatacaaaactatgtaaagcagttaatacaagagaagatagtattctgctacagatggatctggataagttggaaacttgggctgaaaggtggcagatgaggtttaacaatgataaatgtaaggttatacacatgggaagaaggaatcaatatcaccattacacactgaatgggaaaccactgggtaaatctgacagggagaaggacttggggatcctagttaatgataaacttacctggggcagccagtgccaggcagcagctgccaaggcaaacaggatcatggggtgcattaaaagaggtctggatacacatgatgagagcattatactgcctctgtacaaatccctagttagaccgcacatggagtactgtgtccagttttgggcaccggtgctcaggaaggatataatggaactagagagagtacaaaggagggcaacaaaattaataaaggggatgggagaactacaatacccagatagattagcgaaattaggattatttagtctagaaaaaagacgactgaggggcgatctaataaccatgtataagtatataaggggacaatacaaatatctcgctgaggatctgtttataccaaggaaggtgacgggcacaagggggcattctttgcgtctggaggagagaaggtttttccaccaacatagaagaggattctttactgttagggcagtgagaatctggaattgcttgcctgaggaggtggtgatggcgaactcagtcgaggggttcaagagaggcctggatgtcttcctggagcagaacaatattgtatcatacaattattaggttctatagaaggacgtagatctggggatttattatgatggaatataggctgaactggatggacaaatgtcttttttcggccttactaactatgttactatgttactaccatGCAAGTGATGTTTTACAGTGATATACTGCACATAGCCTCCACCTTATGTTTAGGTGCTTGggcatttttttatgcattttattaaAGTTCCTTAATAAAGCCTTAATTTATATCTTCCTGGATCTCTTCATTGCAGTTACCCTTAGGGTGACTTATCGGTGTTTATGGTGTACTGGAAGTGCCAGTTTTGTTATCTTTTGGACATTGGtgattatatatgtatgtatgtatgtaacacCTTAGAACGCAAGGTTCTCTGTGGATGACAGATCCAAGTTTTGGTATTAAAAACATTTCAGAAAACAATGCACAAATTCTCCCATCTATACACGTCATTTACCTTGGGAAACTGCAACTGAAGGCAGCTGGAGTGTGGAGAATCCAATACTTCCATTAATGAACTGAGCGTTTGTTCCTGAATTGGGTATCTGGACAATGCCGTACGGGTTTATTTGTATGGGAGTGGTAAATGTAACGACTGTTCCGCCATCTTGAGAAACAGCAGCAGGCTGGATAGTCTCAGTCTTGACTTCTGCAGCAGGTATTAACCCTGGGAAAGAAGGCTGTATATTTGTAGTGTACGACGAGGAAGAATCTGTCAAACCAGCTTGAAGAACCTTGACTTCCTCAGGGGAGGACACCAAGATGTCGGAGTTCAGAGCACCATTGCTTACAATGGTAGAGGCCACTTTTGGAGAATTTAATGTCACCGTTTGCGAATTTGCCACGTTTAAACCATTAAGAAGCACGCCGTTGGGTCCCTGGATAAATGAGCCTCCATTTAAGAAAACGGGTGAAGTATTGGACGATACCAAACTTCCATTTAACAGAACTCCAGAAGAGCTTAAGGAGATTTTATTCCCAATGTGTTGCATATACACGGCATCGGCGTGCGCAGGAAGGCTTATGTTGGAGATGGCATCCGAGTTGGGAAGAGGATGTGGAGACAGGTCGTCTTGGCCTTTGCTCGATTCATCTTCAGTGCTGTGGTTTCCATCCGACTCACTAAAGAAGCAAAAGTAAAGAACACAAAACAAGAGAAATCGTTAACAAAAAAAATGGCACTGGAAATGGAAGTGACGCTACTTGACGGTATTATTTTTGAGCAGACGAGAAGATCAGGGGAAACCTCTTGTGAGGAGACTAATGGACACTTCAGCTTGTGTGAAGTGGCAAGAAGCAAACACAGAAGGGCCATTTGGCAAATATATGGTAATGGAGTGGTGGCATTTGTAAAGGAACACCTATTGTTATGCAGAAAAACAAATATGGAACCAAGGAGAATAGAAGGGCTCGTAAACAGGAACATAACCTGAACCCAGCTTTCTCCGAGGCACTTAACTACATCATCTCCAACTGCAGAAAATAGGACATTTTGGAACATGTAATTATTATCCAGCCACTGAAGTGAGGGGTGACCTtaattatatccttcctgatcacACAGGCGGCAAATTCACAGAAGGCCTTAAATAAGCGAGAATGCCCCAAAGGTGCTAATGTATGGGGAAGAGTGGCAGAGCAGTGGGGGAGGTGTTCTTTAACCAGGAAGCATTAGTTTAGAAAACCCAAGGAATGTTACCTGTCTATGTTTGCCCATCCatcaagcatcccccaccccccgaCATCTGCACGCTGCAGAGAGATAGAAAACAAAAGGCAAAAATTGCTCTGCAGCACATGCCCGCGTCGTTCGGAGAATTAAATGCACGAGTTTCCAATGGGGTTGTCATATCTGAAGGAGGCATAGCTGCACACTTAAGCCCATGAATATTTTACAAGCTGTAAAGGTTTGATTTATGACATCTACAATGGCGGGTATATGGAAACATGCTCACTACGTACTTTTCCAGAAAGATCAACCAAGCTCAGGATGATTTTACTGCTAAACTAGAGATATGGCCAGATTACAACTCTGAAGAAGCACAATATGGGTATGCTCTGGATACGTTTTGAAAGgctttgggctttttttttttttatgcattcgATATGATGACAAATGTTggtgggaaacaaaaaaaaaaaaaaaaaaaaaaaaaaggcaccaagCACTGTCAGatgccataaaaaaaataaatatatatatatcacgtCCACTTTTTCCTCTAAACCACTGATAAATGCTATGGTATACACTGTTTCACAATTGCATCTTTCACATCTGTACAATGTACCAACTGGTCACAATATTTCATACAGCTGGGATTATGAagcattaggccacgttcacatgttcagtatttggctagttttttacctcaatatttgtaaaccaaaaccaggagtgggtgataaatacagaagtggtgcatatgtttctattatacttttcctctgattgttccactcctggttttggcttacaaatactgaggtaaaatactcaccaaatactgaacgtgtgaatgtggcctaaaaggtggcaaagacattttttttatgtttctcatTGTTTGAGCTGATTCACATGGCCGTATTGTGGCCGGATTCCTGAACCGTATTACTGCCACAATTCCTGATCCAATTGCGGGCAAGTGATCAAATCTAACCCATATATGATTCAGGTCAAAAGTGGCCGTGACAAATGAGAAAATGCGTCCACACCACAGTAGTTTGTGTCAGCTGATTGGCCAACAATGGAGCCACTGCTCATGTCCAGAACGCCGCTGGTTCCAACTAGGCATAGCCAAAACCACCGGCAACATTGCAGCCACTTATACAAGTCTCATAGACTGTGCCCAGGTCGTCTGGCTGTATTCACACACATCCCTAGTACACAGCACCCGCTTTGGCCTGTCATGGTCCCCAATATCTTAGCTGCTTTGGCCACCAGTGGAAATGAAAAGGATTCATGACATCATCTATTTAGAAGTTTGGAGTGAATTTTGCCTCTGTGTAGAGTATTAAAGAACCATCTAGAAATAAGCAAACTGCTAGATCGTTCAGCAAATACGACACACTGCATTATTTCAGTATTGTACGCGCCTtacgagaaaaaaaagaaaaaaaaaaaaaaaaaaacacctccggGCAACTTTACTCATTAGGTTCTGCAAATGGGAGGCGTAAAGAGACAGAACAGGGAAGGGCTGAGCATTCTGCTGGAAGCACAGGTCACCTCCACCTGGCAGGCCAAACCAGTCAGTCACAGGCCTAGAGATAAGGGATTTCTGAAGACAAGAAACGAACACCTGCAAAGCCTCCACCACGTCCCAGACTAAGCTACGACCCTGGACCTTGCTCCCAAGTAGAAGCATAAGCTGAGCCCAGGCCCAGGATCACTGCTGTCCCATCAGCTACTACTCGTCTCCTGGGGATAGGAAAAAAGTAATCCTATGTTTGTTTGGGTCTCCTCTGGGCTTCCACCCTCGACCCAAAGACATACCGATTTACGTTGTGAGCCCCAAGTGAGGATAAACATGGTGGTAATGGAATAAAGCTCAGAAAAGTTTCCTGGCATGCTGGGACTTCTGGCTCCACAGCTGTAGGCCACTGCAATAGAATAATGCAGTTTCCGATGGCTTCGTACTAGAACGCTACAATGATGGGAAGGAGAGGCCACAATCTACCGATATGGGGGCCTGCAACTTTTAACATTTATGGCTAGCGCTTGCCATTTGGTGCTCAGAAGTTTCCTTAAAAAGAAAGAAAGGCAACTTCCAGGTAACAAAAGGATTCAAAGAATCATGAAGGTGTTAAAAGTGCATTTGTGAAGCCCCCTGGATCCcctcactgcaaaaaaaaaaaccaaacaactgaGTGGCAGCTAAGGGGAACAAGCTGACATCTGTTCTAACACTCTCCTGTGCAGTCAGAGGGGCTTACAGCAATCTCAGCCCCCTCTGGCTGCAAATCAGAGACCCGTCTCCCCCTCCTTCCCTACAGAAGTGATTTATTTTAGTATAAGAAGCGCCTTGTGGATAATCTAAACCCAGCGCACAGGGAAAGTTACCAACCCTTACCTAAGCCACCAGCCCTTACCAGGAAGGTGTACGCAGCTGCAGAAAGCAGTGTGACAGCAAGATCATAAAAGGGGACAATGCAAATGAGAGCCGATCAAAGGGCACAGGAGTCTCCCATCTAGGATTTCAATGAAACCTGAGCTCAATGAGCTTAGAATCAGGTTTCAAAACACTGCAGCCTGATCTGCCATGCTCTCCGCTACATCACATTTTAGTAAATCATTTACTCTGTCAAATTTAAAATTAAAACAATCAATCGTCACCGATAAAGAGATTTACCCCAATCTGCCCAGGTAACAAATTCACCAAATTGCTAAACCAATTTCATATCTGCTAGGACATAGGCAAAATGTTCCCCTGAGCTTTCCCTTGTGATACCACCACCCAAATGTTCCCCTGAGCTTTCCCTTGTGATACCACCACCCAAATGTTCCCCAGAGCTTTCCATTATTGACCTACATGCATCAATGGGATTCTCCAGAACTTTTCCTTGTGTTACCATCACTCATAAATGAGCCACATGCACCAATTGCCTTCCCTTGTGTTACCGTCCCTCATAAATGACCCACATGCACCAATAACCTTCCCGTCCCTCATAACTGACCCACAAGCACCAATAACCTTCCCGTCCCTCATAACTGACCCACAAGCACCAATAACCTTCCCTTGTGTTACCGCCCCTCATAAATGACCCACATGCACCAATAATCTTTCCTTGTGTTATCACCTCCCATAAATGACCCACATGCACCAATCACCCCCACATATGACCCGCATACACCAATAACCTTTCCTTGTGTTATCACCTCCCATAAATGACCCACATGCACCAATCACCCCTACATATGACCTGCATACACCAATAACCTTTCCTTGTGTTATCACCTCCCATAAATGACCCACATGCACCAATCACCCCTACATATGACCTGCATACACCAATAACCTTTCCCTGTGTTATCACCTCCCATAAATGACCCACATGCACCAATCACCCCCACATATGACCCGCATACACCAATAACCTTTCCCTGTGTTATCACCTCCCATAAATGACCCACATCCACCAATCACCCCTACATATGACCCGCATACACCAATAACCTTTCCCTGTGTTATCACCTCCCATAAATGACCCACATCCACCAATCACCCCTACATATGACCTGCATACACCAATAACCTTTCCCTGTGTTATCACCTCCCATAAATGACCCACATGCACCAATCACCCCCACATATGACCTGCATACACCAATAACCTTTCCCTGTGTTATCACCTCCCATAAATGACCCACATGCACCAATCACCCCCACATATGACCCGCATACACCAATAACCTTTCCTTGTGTTATCACCTACCATAAGTGACCCACATGCACCAATCACCCCCACATATGACCCGCATACACCAATAACCTTTCCTTGTGTTATCACCTCCCATAAATGACCCACATGCACCAATCACCCCCACATATGACCCGCATACACCAATAACCTTTCCCTGTGTTATCACCTCCCATAAATGACCCACATGCACCAATCACCCCTACATATGACCCGCATACACCAATAACCTTTCCCTGTGTTATCACCTCCCATAAATGACCCACATGCACCAATCACCCCCACATATGACCCGCATACACCAATAACCTTTCCCTGTGTTATCACCTCCCATAAATGACCCACATGCACCAATCACCCCTACATATGACCCGCATACACCAATAACCTTTCCCTGTGTTATCACCTCCCATAAATGACCCACATGCACCAATCACCCCCACATATGACCCGCATACACCAATAACCTTTCCTTGTGTTATCACCTCCCATAAATGACCCACATGCACCAATCACCCCCACATATGACCCGCATACACCAATAACCTTTCCCTGTGTTATCACCTCCCATAAATGACCCACATGCACCAATCACCCCCACATATGACCCGCATACACCAATAACCTTTCCCTGTGTTATCACCTCCCATAAATGACCCACATGCACCAATCACCCCTACATATGACCCGCATACACCAATAACCTTTCCCTGTGTTATCACCTCCCATAAATGACCCACATGCACCAATCACCCCCACATATGACCCGCATACACCAATAACCTTTCCCTGTGTTATCACCTCCCATAAATGACCCACATGCACCAATCACCCCTACATATGACCCGCATACACCAATAACCTTTCCCTGTGTTATCACCTCCCATAAATGACCCACATGCACCAATCACCCCCACATATGACCCGCATACACCAATAACCTTTCCTTGTGTTATCACCTCCCATAAATGACCCACATGCACCAATCACCCCCACATATGACCCGCATACACCAATAACCTTTCCCTGTGTTATCACCTCCCATAAATGACCCACATGCACCAATCACCCCCACATATGACCCGCATACACCAATAACCTTTCCTTGTGTTATCACCTCCCATAAATGACCCACATGCACCAATCACCCCCACATATGACCCGCATACACCAAAAACCTTTCCTTGTGATACTCCCCCTTTCTAAATGACCCACATGCGTCCATATTACATTCCTCGGGCTATTGGTGCATGTTTGCTCTGCTTTCATGGAATCCCCTTCCAGCTTTCTAGACTTGGAGAagttagcagcagcagcagagtcGCGCCATGTTGCAGCAGGCACAATAGAGAGCGGCACAAGTTCCGTCCTCACCTCTTGGACTGCGCCTCGGACGGGTTGCGGTCGCGCTGCCGCCGGTTCTTGAACCAGTTGCTGACCTGGGTGAGGGACAGGCCGGTGATCTTGGCCAGGTTCCTCTTGGCGGCGGGGGACGGGTAGCGGTTGTGCTTGTACAGCTCCTTCAGCGCGTTGCGGGACTTCTCCTTGAAGCAGTAGACGGTCTCCTCTCCGTCCCAGATGGTCCGGGGCAGCGGGAACTTCCTCCGCAGCCGGTACTTGTCCACCGCCCCCAGGGCTCTCCCCCGGGCCTTTTCCGCCTCGTTGTACCGAGCCTTGTACCAGAGGTCCTGCAGCACGGCGTGGTTGGACGGCTCGAAGTTATGGCTCTCCAGCACGGAGAAGAGCTCCGGGTACCTGCCCTGGTGGAAGGCGACCAGCGCCCGGGCTTTCAGGATACTCTCATTGCCACGTAGCAGGTCACTCTGGGGCAGCGACCACAGGAACCGGGCCAGCCTGTCCAGATCCCCACCTTGCTGCAGAGCCTCGCACACGCAGGCGACGTGCTCCGGGGAGAAGGCGAGGGTGTACGGGGCCCCGCCGCCGCCGATCACAAGTTCGCTCTTGATCCCGTCCTCCGTCCCGGGCTGCTGTGCATGCTCCATAGAGAAAGCAGCCGCGTCCAAGGCATTTTCCTGCTTGATCTCTATTGCATTTGGGATCCCGTTggaaggggaagacatttttttccccccttctgctaaaaaaaaaaaaagtccacccCTCCCGTCTGATCAGGTTTCCATCGGCCACGCAGCGATCATTACTTCCCCCCCTCCCCTGAAGTGTAAACGGATCGCAGCAATGTGACTACTACACAACTGCAAAAACTGGCAGGACCGTCCTGGCCTGGAGCTGGGAGAGCCATTGGGGGAACGAGGTGGGCGGGGACTTCGGAATGGAAGACCGGCCGTTGCTGCGGCAACCGTCACTCAGAGCGCTCGCTCCCCCTTCCACCTATCCGGTACGGTCAGGCGCAGGCTGCACAGTCAGACACCTCCACctggcccgagcgtgtcctcctcctgCTGGCCCGAGCCTGTCCTCCAcccggcccgagcgtgtcctcctgccggcccgagcgtgtcctcctgccggcccgagcgtgtcctcctgccggcccgagcgtgtcctcctgccggcccgagcgtgtcctcctgccggcccgagggtgtcctcctgccggcccgagggtgtcctcctgccggcccgagggtgtcctcctgccggcccgagggtgtcctcctgccggcccgagggtgtcctcctgccggcccgagggtgtcctcctgccggcccgagggtgtcctcctgccggcccgagggtgtcctcctgccggcccgagggtgtcctcctgccggcccgagggtgtcctcctgccggcccgagcgtgtcctcctgccggcccgagcgtgtcctcctgccggcccgagcgtgtcctcctgccggcccgagcgtgtcctcctgccggcccgagggtgtcctcctgccggcccgagggtgtcctcctgccggcccgagggtgtcctcctgccggcccgagggtgtcctcctgccggcccgagggtgtcctcctgc
This region of Ranitomeya imitator isolate aRanImi1 chromosome 1, aRanImi1.pri, whole genome shotgun sequence genomic DNA includes:
- the LOC138644795 gene encoding homeobox protein SIX4-like isoform X2, whose protein sequence is MSSPSNGIPNAIEIKQENALDAAAFSMEHAQQPGTEDGIKSELVIGGGGAPYTLAFSPEHVACVCEALQQGGDLDRLARFLWSLPQSDLLRGNESILKARALVAFHQGRYPELFSVLESHNFEPSNHAVLQDLWYKARYNEAEKARGRALGAVDKYRLRRKFPLPRTIWDGEETVYCFKEKSRNALKELYKHNRYPSPAAKRNLAKITGLSLTQVSNWFKNRRQRDRNPSEAQSKSESDGNHSTEDESSKGQDDLSPHPLPNSDAISNISLPAHADAVYMQHIGNKISLSSSGVLLNGSLVSSNTSPVFLNGGSFIQGPNGVLLNGLNVANSQTVTLNSPKVASTIVSNGALNSDILVSSPEEVKVLQAGLTDSSSSYTTNIQPSFPGLIPAAEVKTETIQPAAVSQDGGTVVTFTTPIQINPYGIVQIPNSGTNAQFINGSIGFSTLQLPSVAVSQGELLSEKHPRKRYPASEGHWTIHCEGSSQNEGVLETNVHPHNIRKGSREYSKLKIRKLDHKCPLLSCEGSEDGKVSCSEQDLPETIMDCSSAEDLYLPERDSSSDGDDPILFERPKRILRKKLRQSSSLVSRSTPSSGFQPFRERMKKPLEEPQHCVLDQKERAGSHVDQRLRDLCELQRAMATDLHGLRTEMANIGLILGKMLVLLEKSMSSSSNAGQTDEM
- the LOC138644795 gene encoding homeobox protein SIX4-like isoform X1 — translated: MSSPSNGIPNAIEIKQENALDAAAFSMEHAQQPGTEDGIKSELVIGGGGAPYTLAFSPEHVACVCEALQQGGDLDRLARFLWSLPQSDLLRGNESILKARALVAFHQGRYPELFSVLESHNFEPSNHAVLQDLWYKARYNEAEKARGRALGAVDKYRLRRKFPLPRTIWDGEETVYCFKEKSRNALKELYKHNRYPSPAAKRNLAKITGLSLTQVSNWFKNRRQRDRNPSEAQSKSESDGNHSTEDESSKGQDDLSPHPLPNSDAISNISLPAHADAVYMQHIGNKISLSSSGVLLNGSLVSSNTSPVFLNGGSFIQGPNGVLLNGLNVANSQTVTLNSPKVASTIVSNGALNSDILVSSPEEVKVLQAGLTDSSSSYTTNIQPSFPGLIPAAEVKTETIQPAAVSQDGGTVVTFTTPIQINPYGIVQIPNSGTNAQFINGSIGFSTLQLPSVAVSQGNIGNLSVVRGTSDGGTFTNDTISSSDQGKVFLSSLPPSTVVYTVPHSLKQDGLEQSLVFSSLMPVNQNTAQVNISMSSDETLQSVAASLVNGTQAQNFSLAPTLITSSGNLASVTGNQSVSLSQSISTHAATTTSVTATSNASFPHLQNCHYIAAQDLLSVTPSQSDLGEPVAASGNNASLPATQAHQDFNSHHNLVLQRLPETKENYLPMEQNAAISGSVMLLDAKSKYVISGMVNMGCEELENDKKELAKLQNVQMEEEMQDI